The Dethiosulfovibrio salsuginis genome contains a region encoding:
- a CDS encoding aldo/keto reductase — protein MKYRVMPGTGEELSALGFGCMRLPTGENGTVDVAEATRIIRAGIDGGINYVDTAWPYHGGDGELFVAEALRGGYRKKVKLATKLPCWLTESHDDFDGFLNSQLDRLETDSIDYYLLHALNQGRWDHVTALNVFSFLDRAKRSGKVKNVGFSFHDGPDLFSTVLRAYDWDFCQIQYNFIDQNYQAGRAGLKEAYDRGVGVVVMEPLRGGALVQSVPEEVKGLLEREAPGRPSAEWGLRWIWDQKETSVVLSGMSSMEQVEQNLLAAENGQPDNLTDRERETMDKVARIYMDRMAVNCTGCRYCMPCPAGVKIPECFAQFNKVTMLDDLAGAKQFYTAFTKDGGKASQCVDCGQCETACPQNIPIRKALKEVVETLE, from the coding sequence ATGAAGTATCGTGTTATGCCGGGAACTGGGGAAGAGCTTTCGGCGCTGGGATTCGGCTGTATGAGGCTACCGACAGGGGAGAACGGGACGGTGGACGTAGCGGAGGCCACAAGGATAATAAGGGCAGGTATAGACGGAGGAATAAACTACGTCGACACCGCCTGGCCCTATCACGGAGGGGACGGGGAGCTATTCGTCGCCGAGGCATTAAGAGGGGGCTACAGGAAGAAGGTAAAGCTGGCGACTAAGCTACCCTGCTGGCTCACCGAGAGCCACGACGATTTTGACGGCTTTCTGAACAGCCAGCTGGATCGCCTTGAGACCGATTCCATAGACTATTACCTGCTCCACGCCCTCAACCAGGGTAGGTGGGACCACGTCACAGCCCTTAACGTGTTCTCCTTTCTGGACCGGGCCAAGAGGTCCGGCAAGGTGAAGAACGTGGGATTCTCCTTCCACGACGGACCGGACCTGTTCAGCACCGTCCTGAGGGCTTACGACTGGGACTTCTGCCAGATACAGTACAACTTCATAGACCAAAACTACCAGGCGGGAAGGGCGGGGCTCAAGGAGGCCTACGACAGAGGCGTAGGGGTTGTCGTCATGGAACCACTGAGAGGCGGAGCCCTGGTCCAGTCCGTCCCCGAGGAGGTCAAGGGCCTGTTGGAGAGGGAGGCTCCTGGTAGACCCTCCGCCGAATGGGGCCTTAGGTGGATATGGGACCAGAAGGAGACCTCGGTGGTCCTGAGCGGAATGAGCTCTATGGAGCAGGTGGAGCAGAACCTTCTGGCGGCGGAGAACGGACAGCCCGATAACCTCACGGACAGAGAGAGGGAGACCATGGACAAGGTCGCCAGGATCTATATGGACCGCATGGCGGTGAACTGCACCGGCTGTCGGTACTGTATGCCCTGTCCCGCCGGGGTCAAGATACCGGAATGTTTCGCCCAGTTCAACAAGGTCACCATGCTGGACGATCTGGCCGGAGCGAAGCAGTTTTACACCGCCTTCACCAAAGACGGAGGCAAGGCCTCCCAGTGCGTGGACTGTGGCCAGTGTGAGACCGCCTGTCCTCAGAACATCCCCATAAGAAAGGCCCTTAAAGAGGTCGTAGAAACCTTAGAGTAG
- a CDS encoding metal-dependent hydrolase: protein MGVSHAIMSFALVYGATGKAVPASLASAGALFPDWIERVVYGKKWMKHHRKWSHWFVPYLGLAWWLSRYIEGIPLPSILKKLEGTLYLSLDVPTVELALGFLFFWLVVGCLLHILEDGFFGPIPVLIPWRRHRLVYQLFKTGGMAERIISRLALISAVVLRYVDGTGSVVG from the coding sequence ATGGGAGTTAGCCACGCGATAATGTCCTTCGCCCTGGTCTACGGCGCTACAGGAAAGGCCGTCCCCGCCTCCCTCGCCTCCGCCGGGGCACTGTTTCCCGACTGGATAGAGAGGGTGGTTTACGGTAAAAAATGGATGAAGCACCACCGTAAGTGGAGCCACTGGTTCGTCCCCTATCTGGGGTTGGCCTGGTGGCTCAGTCGCTATATAGAGGGGATTCCCCTGCCCTCCATCCTGAAAAAGTTGGAGGGAACCCTGTATCTGTCGCTGGATGTTCCCACCGTCGAGTTAGCCCTGGGGTTCCTGTTCTTCTGGCTCGTCGTAGGCTGCCTGCTCCATATCCTGGAGGACGGCTTTTTCGGCCCTATTCCGGTGCTGATACCCTGGAGAAGACATCGGTTGGTCTATCAGCTTTTTAAGACAGGAGGGATGGCGGAAAGGATCATCTCTAGATTGGCCCTTATAAGTGCGGTGGTCCTAAGATACGTAGACGGCACAGGATCGGTTGTGGGATAA
- a CDS encoding lectin like domain-containing protein, which yields MAVQMCRPGELVGRFILRQALGDRCPTFQSGGGYTFGEMMIRFIALSLVASLFSAVPSWAVDKGTVAPPSQEYVQWIEAAELACITESKDRPLGDVPPRIDLSHLKGDQLSLFAAKGSLSSFPVSYDLRPTTYLSPVRNQGHFGTCWAFGSFGSLESTFKRRDGISSDFSEAHLAYFAYVDLGPDMPAFTPQEPPFGNDPIFDQGGNVWKATAILSRWTGAVKESDRPYQSVSPWPQELFPLSSDRVSSHLEQVLFLGSDFHGPSMKSAVMDYGAVAFSMVWSNDFYNVSTDSYYNPTGDGAGGHAVLLVGWDDHYPRGNFNLDPGSDGAWLVKNSWGEGWGDKGFFWISYKEAVFRRPALFIGASSDNFEYIYQHDPLGWVDSYGFNSDTAWFANVFQVSGDAGGWQSLEAISLYTGGANSSYTIEVWSDGTPENPRSGRRIMTPQEGTIPVPGYHTVRLKEPPYLYDGSRFSVVVKLTTPGYLFPVSIESPEEGYSDKAKAANGQSYVSSDGAIWLDMNATRPGTNVCIKAFTSKTDPPPSSGGGCNIGVNPGILLLALPMVTLIR from the coding sequence GTGGCTGTTCAGATGTGTCGGCCCGGGGAACTCGTCGGTAGGTTTATCCTACGTCAGGCCCTGGGAGACCGATGTCCAACCTTCCAGAGTGGCGGTGGCTATACTTTCGGTGAGATGATGATTCGTTTCATAGCTCTATCTCTAGTAGCCTCACTGTTCTCTGCCGTACCCTCGTGGGCTGTGGATAAGGGGACTGTGGCACCGCCGAGCCAGGAGTACGTCCAGTGGATCGAGGCCGCCGAATTAGCTTGCATCACGGAGAGCAAAGATAGGCCCTTAGGGGACGTTCCTCCAAGGATCGATCTGTCTCACCTGAAAGGCGATCAGCTGTCTCTTTTCGCCGCAAAAGGATCTTTATCCTCTTTTCCGGTCAGCTACGACCTTAGGCCCACGACCTACCTCTCTCCTGTGAGGAACCAGGGTCACTTTGGAACCTGCTGGGCCTTCGGCTCCTTTGGATCTCTGGAGTCGACCTTTAAGAGGAGGGACGGGATCTCCAGCGATTTTTCCGAGGCCCATCTGGCCTACTTTGCCTACGTCGACCTAGGTCCAGATATGCCGGCTTTTACGCCTCAAGAGCCCCCTTTTGGAAACGACCCTATCTTTGACCAGGGGGGGAACGTGTGGAAGGCGACGGCGATTCTGAGCCGTTGGACCGGTGCGGTGAAGGAGTCCGACCGGCCCTACCAGAGCGTATCTCCTTGGCCTCAGGAGCTCTTTCCCCTGTCCTCCGACCGGGTCTCAAGCCACCTGGAGCAGGTGTTATTTCTAGGAAGCGATTTCCATGGGCCCTCTATGAAATCTGCCGTCATGGACTACGGGGCTGTAGCCTTCAGCATGGTCTGGAGTAACGACTTTTACAACGTCTCCACCGACTCCTACTACAACCCGACAGGGGACGGCGCTGGCGGCCATGCGGTGCTGCTTGTCGGATGGGACGACCACTATCCAAGGGGAAACTTCAACTTAGATCCCGGCTCCGATGGCGCCTGGCTGGTGAAAAACAGCTGGGGTGAGGGCTGGGGGGATAAGGGGTTTTTCTGGATCTCCTACAAAGAGGCCGTCTTCCGTCGGCCTGCCCTGTTTATCGGGGCCTCCTCGGATAACTTCGAGTATATCTATCAGCACGATCCTCTGGGATGGGTTGACAGCTACGGATTCAACTCCGACACCGCCTGGTTTGCAAACGTCTTTCAGGTCTCCGGCGACGCCGGTGGTTGGCAGAGCCTGGAGGCCATATCTCTGTACACCGGCGGGGCCAACAGCTCTTACACTATAGAGGTCTGGTCAGATGGAACCCCTGAAAATCCCAGAAGCGGACGGAGAATTATGACTCCACAGGAAGGCACCATCCCTGTGCCCGGGTATCACACCGTGAGGCTAAAAGAGCCTCCCTACCTTTACGATGGCTCTCGGTTTTCGGTGGTCGTAAAGTTGACAACCCCGGGATACCTGTTCCCGGTTTCGATCGAATCGCCGGAGGAAGGCTACTCGGATAAGGCCAAGGCGGCGAATGGACAGAGCTACGTTAGTTCCGACGGAGCGATCTGGCTGGACATGAACGCTACACGGCCAGGAACCAACGTCTGTATCAAAGCCTTTACGTCTAAAACCGACCCACCGCCGTCGTCCGGTGGGGGCTGTAATATCGGAGTTAATCCTGGGATACTGCTGCTCGCTCTGCCTATGGTAACCTTGATCAGATGA
- a CDS encoding S8 family serine peptidase: MGKKSLFIAFAFFVFIWGGVAFAQSAPVGEYVEGEVLVVLEGTGINASDVSSFKAGLDSSAKALASSVGAKSVGTYSAIAAQSGKSIAHLRAEGKTTAELMEELKAQPGVVGVAPNYIFRISSWSNDPMSGDLWGMADIKAPEAWGLCSGDKGVFVAVIDTGIDYNHQDIKENIGRDLDGELGIDTVSNDRDPMDDNDHGTHVAGTIGAVGNNGIGVTGINWGVSLLAVKVLNREGSGTGDQIVAGLDYVVGQKRRGLNIRVANMSLGGWGLPINNPDSDPYASAFKAVTNAGILLVVAAGNEGQNIDNPTGYRDREDKWIDLRGLAVYPACFKFTNMITVGAISADHTQAYFSNHSPNYVHIAAPGVSILSTVSNDSYQRFGGTSMATPHVAGVAALIAAYRPNLSAGEIKGRILANVTDNSVLAGSVATRGNLNLYDALRGAKSDVKVTSITVPSSQKVLDIDAGTSVALSPTVSPSNATNKVLVWSSSNNFAATVSGSGVVKGRYSGTATIYASSNDGSNVSDSVTVNVTGGSLFGDGGGCSIGLAPATLLLALPLLFLRR; encoded by the coding sequence ATGGGGAAAAAATCTCTGTTTATCGCTTTCGCTTTCTTTGTCTTTATCTGGGGCGGTGTGGCCTTTGCCCAGTCCGCTCCGGTTGGAGAGTACGTCGAGGGAGAGGTCTTAGTGGTTCTGGAGGGAACGGGTATCAACGCCTCCGACGTCTCGTCCTTCAAGGCCGGTCTCGACTCCTCCGCAAAAGCCCTAGCCTCCTCTGTAGGGGCCAAGTCGGTGGGGACTTACAGCGCGATAGCCGCCCAGAGCGGCAAGAGCATCGCTCACCTCAGGGCAGAAGGCAAAACCACAGCAGAGCTCATGGAGGAACTTAAAGCCCAGCCCGGGGTGGTCGGGGTTGCCCCGAACTACATATTCAGGATATCCTCCTGGTCCAACGATCCGATGAGTGGCGACCTGTGGGGTATGGCGGATATAAAGGCTCCCGAGGCCTGGGGCCTTTGTTCCGGCGATAAAGGGGTTTTTGTGGCCGTTATCGACACGGGGATAGACTACAACCATCAAGATATAAAGGAGAACATCGGCAGAGATCTTGACGGAGAGTTGGGGATCGACACGGTTTCAAACGACAGGGACCCGATGGACGACAACGATCATGGCACTCATGTGGCCGGGACCATAGGAGCGGTCGGGAATAATGGCATCGGAGTAACCGGCATAAACTGGGGCGTCAGCCTCCTCGCCGTGAAAGTACTGAACAGAGAGGGCAGCGGGACCGGAGATCAGATAGTGGCTGGACTGGATTACGTTGTCGGCCAGAAGAGAAGGGGCCTTAACATAAGGGTTGCCAACATGTCCCTGGGCGGTTGGGGCCTGCCCATAAACAACCCCGACTCAGACCCTTACGCCAGCGCGTTCAAGGCCGTAACGAACGCAGGGATACTCCTCGTCGTCGCAGCAGGAAACGAGGGGCAGAATATAGACAACCCCACAGGATACAGAGACAGGGAAGATAAATGGATCGACCTCAGAGGCCTTGCGGTATACCCTGCCTGTTTCAAGTTCACCAACATGATCACGGTGGGAGCCATCAGTGCCGACCATACCCAGGCGTATTTCTCAAACCACAGCCCCAACTACGTCCATATCGCCGCCCCAGGCGTGAGCATACTGAGCACCGTATCAAACGACAGCTATCAGAGGTTCGGTGGAACCTCCATGGCGACGCCCCACGTGGCAGGCGTGGCCGCCCTTATAGCTGCCTACAGGCCCAACCTCAGTGCTGGGGAGATAAAGGGCAGGATACTCGCCAACGTCACGGATAACAGCGTGCTTGCCGGAAGCGTCGCGACAAGGGGTAACCTCAACCTTTACGATGCGCTGCGGGGGGCCAAAAGCGACGTCAAGGTGACCTCCATAACGGTTCCGTCATCTCAAAAGGTCCTGGATATAGATGCTGGAACCTCTGTCGCTCTGAGCCCGACTGTGAGTCCCTCCAACGCCACCAACAAGGTCCTGGTCTGGTCCTCCAGCAACAACTTTGCGGCCACCGTTTCCGGAAGCGGTGTGGTCAAGGGAAGGTACTCAGGGACCGCCACAATCTACGCAAGCAGCAACGACGGAAGCAACGTCTCGGACAGCGTGACTGTAAACGTCACCGGTGGAAGTCTTTTTGGGGACGGCGGTGGCTGCTCCATCGGCCTCGCACCTGCCACTCTCCTGCTGGCATTGCCACTTCTGTTCCTTCGCAGGTAA
- a CDS encoding M20 metallopeptidase family protein has protein sequence MLVQIREKAREIREEIAQWRHHFHRHPELSHCEFETAATIAQALRDMGYDQVKVGCKGKDICVVADLGQGDKCIALRADIDALAVQEERDVPYRSENDGVMHACGHDAHASMLLGAAKILKGMENDLPGRVRLIFQHAEERGGGAKELVEEGVLEGVDVVFGQHIWSPVPSGSMTYCEGPTMASADMFELKIQGRGGHGSMPHMSVDPVMAACSVVSAWQTIVSREVDPLDAAVISVGEIKSGSVFNAIPDSALIKGTTRTFNQDVRKNIAARMEEVAKAICSAMRCEAEFSYTNMLPPTVTDVDFTRFAVGVAKEVLGEDKVSEARPTMGAEDFSYYLMERPGTFMFLGTGNEGKDMTYPQHHPKYCVDDDVLELGAAMSASVAWAYLNR, from the coding sequence TCAGTGGAGACACCACTTTCACAGACACCCCGAACTGTCCCACTGCGAGTTCGAGACGGCGGCGACCATCGCCCAGGCCCTGAGGGACATGGGGTACGACCAGGTGAAGGTGGGGTGCAAGGGGAAGGATATCTGCGTCGTGGCGGACCTCGGACAGGGGGATAAGTGCATCGCCCTGAGGGCCGATATAGACGCCCTGGCTGTCCAGGAGGAGAGGGACGTTCCCTACAGGTCGGAAAACGACGGAGTGATGCACGCCTGCGGCCACGACGCCCACGCCTCCATGCTCCTCGGCGCCGCAAAAATCCTCAAGGGGATGGAGAACGACCTTCCCGGCAGGGTACGGCTTATCTTCCAGCACGCCGAGGAAAGAGGCGGCGGAGCCAAGGAACTGGTGGAGGAAGGTGTGTTGGAGGGTGTGGACGTGGTCTTCGGTCAGCACATCTGGTCGCCCGTGCCAAGCGGCTCCATGACCTACTGCGAGGGTCCGACCATGGCTTCGGCGGATATGTTCGAGCTCAAGATCCAAGGCAGAGGGGGACATGGTTCCATGCCCCATATGTCGGTGGACCCGGTGATGGCCGCCTGTTCGGTGGTCTCGGCCTGGCAGACCATAGTCAGCCGGGAGGTAGACCCTCTGGACGCGGCGGTTATCTCCGTCGGCGAGATAAAAAGCGGCTCGGTGTTCAACGCTATCCCCGACTCGGCACTGATAAAGGGGACCACCAGAACCTTCAACCAGGACGTCAGAAAGAACATCGCCGCAAGGATGGAGGAGGTAGCCAAGGCTATTTGCTCCGCCATGAGATGCGAGGCGGAGTTCAGCTACACCAACATGCTCCCCCCCACGGTGACCGATGTGGACTTCACCAGGTTCGCCGTCGGAGTGGCTAAAGAGGTTCTAGGCGAGGATAAGGTCTCCGAGGCGAGGCCCACCATGGGTGCCGAGGACTTCAGCTATTACCTCATGGAGAGACCCGGGACCTTCATGTTCCTTGGGACCGGAAACGAGGGTAAGGACATGACCTATCCTCAGCACCACCCCAAATACTGCGTCGACGACGACGTCCTTGAGCTAGGGGCCGCTATGTCCGCCTCGGTGGCCTGGGCTTATCTGAACCGGTAA
- a CDS encoding protease inhibitor I42 family protein produces MSYRFISCCVVALMLSLSSVGVGFASEDGQIMGFIVDSAGRPVPNVTVKVVGGEKELTAMSDRKGEFVLRDLSPDVPLSVLWDEGKASSGKVEGVRVPPGGTLFVMTGYLSGEVGETLSFRIPSNPTTGYSWAIADRGNPSVAVPVGNLMESRDEAKDPRGNVGAGGNELWLFRCVGPGNSSVGLSYVRPWETDVQPSRVAVAILSVR; encoded by the coding sequence TTGTCTTATAGGTTTATATCCTGTTGTGTCGTAGCGTTGATGCTATCTTTGTCCAGTGTCGGTGTAGGGTTTGCCTCCGAGGACGGCCAGATAATGGGTTTCATCGTGGATTCGGCGGGCCGTCCTGTCCCGAACGTGACGGTGAAGGTCGTCGGGGGAGAGAAGGAACTGACCGCTATGTCGGACAGAAAAGGGGAGTTCGTGCTGAGGGATCTCTCCCCCGACGTCCCCCTCTCGGTCCTCTGGGACGAGGGCAAGGCCTCCTCCGGAAAGGTAGAGGGAGTTCGAGTTCCTCCCGGTGGAACCCTTTTCGTCATGACGGGCTACCTGTCCGGCGAGGTCGGAGAGACCCTATCCTTCAGAATTCCGTCGAACCCCACCACAGGCTACAGTTGGGCCATTGCCGACCGGGGGAACCCTTCGGTGGCTGTCCCGGTAGGCAACCTTATGGAGTCTCGGGATGAAGCGAAGGATCCAAGGGGCAACGTAGGGGCGGGAGGAAACGAGCTGTGGCTGTTCAGATGTGTCGGCCCGGGGAACTCGTCGGTAGGTTTATCCTACGTCAGGCCCTGGGAGACCGATGTCCAACCTTCCAGAGTGGCGGTGGCTATACTTTCGGTGAGATGA